A genomic window from Quercus lobata isolate SW786 chromosome 10, ValleyOak3.0 Primary Assembly, whole genome shotgun sequence includes:
- the LOC115964303 gene encoding protein ASPARTIC PROTEASE IN GUARD CELL 1-like: protein MFFLLILIIPFLHFTPNTAIPHVQPHPNTTIVAPKASRGFSVPLYHRAMLYREEFNLTKATSSNYDAQKTMFTTGLYDRLNGAYVAYLMVGDPPQRQALLLDIGSDLLWVQCQPCITCFNQTDNLEFDPKESSSYREISCNSALCNHDENYIFGCDGTIDRTSKNDCRFQILYADGSIASGKMITETLGFFSDVRTLENILVGCANNNLGHFDEETSGILGLGLGYYSLINQLKVTNFSFCLPGPDFIYGSTLDMFYTEPEKDNTITVPLLLNPLHPSHYFVGFQGISLNDQMVPIPSSYWEFSTDPESNIDGGILVDSGASVSWMPTQVYEIFSTNFVQLTNMIQEKPPYSTTFNTCFSTRSTSRSVPEVKFHFTNAYSHINNGAAVLEVFTSKQT, encoded by the coding sequence atgtttttccttttgatcCTAATCATTCCATTTCTTCACTTTACCCCCAACACAGCCATCCCCCATGTTCAGCCCCACCCAAACACAACCATTGTGGCACCAAAAGCTAGTCGTGGCTTCAGTGTTCCACTGTACCACCGAGCTATGCTTTACAGAGAggaattcaaccttacaaaggCCACTAGTTCCAACTATGATGCTCAAAAGACAATGTTCACCACCGGCCTCTATGACAGGTTAAACGGTGCTTATGTGGCATACTTGATGGTTGGTGACCCTCCTCAACGCCAAGCACTACTGTTAGACATCGGCAGTGACCTACTTTGGGTGCAGTGCCAACCATGTATTACTTGTTTTAATCAAACCGACAACCTTGAGTTCGATCCAAAAGAATCTTCTTCTTACAGAGAGATTTCTTGCAACTCCGCACTATGCAACCATGACGAAAATTATATCTTTGGTTGCGATGGCACAATTGATAGAACTTCAAAAAACGATTGCAGGTTTCAAATATTGTATGCTGATGGTTCTATTGCCTCAGGGAAAATGATCACAGAGACCTTGGGATTTTTCTCGGATGTTAGGACCCTGGAGAACATATTAGTGGGATGCGCTAATAACAATCTAGGACACTTCGACGAAGAGACGAGTGGCATTCTTGGTCTTGGCCTTGGTTATTACTCGTTAATTAACCAACTGAAGGTGACCAACTTTTCCTTTTGTCTGCCAGGTCCAGACTTCATTTATGGCTCCACATTAGACATGTTCTACACCGAGCCCGAAAAGGATAACACCATCACCGTACCTTTGCTTCTTAATCCGCTTCACCCCAGCCACTATTTTGTTGGTTTCCAAGGAATTAGCTTGAACGATCAAATGGTTCCCATTCCATCATCTTACTGGGAATTCAGCACCGACCCCGAATCTAATATTGATGGTGGTATCTTGGTTGATTCAGGAGCCTCAGTGAGTTGGATGCCGACACAAGTCTATGAAATTTTCAGTACAAATTTCGTGCAACTCACCAATATGATCCAGGAGAAACCCCCATACTCCACAACATTCAACACCTGTTTCTCAACCAGGTCCACATCCAGAAGTGTCCCTGAAGTCAAATTTCATTTCACCAACGCCTACTCTCACATTAACAATGGAGCAGCTGTTCTGGAGGTATTCACTTCAAAACAAACCTGA